The genomic region GGGAGAGATGCGCCCCAACGACCAGCGGGAGAGATGCGCCCCAATGACCAGCGGGAGAGATGCGCCCCAACGACCAGCGGGAGAGATGCGCCCCAATGACCAGCGGGAGAGATGCGCCCCAACGACCAGCGGGAGAGATGCGCCCCAATGACCAGCGGGAGAGATGCGCCCCAATGACCAGCGGGAGAGATGCGCCCCAATGACCAGCGGGAGAGATGCGCCCCAACGACCAGCGGGAGAGATGCGCCCCAACGACCAGCGGGAGAGATGCGCCCCAACGACCAGCGGGAGAGAGTCATAAGCGCACGGAACTAAGACTCTCGTTGGTTGGGAGGTTATTAAAGAGCAGAGAGCAGGCAGTGCTCTGTTTGTGGATTAggttgtggtgggggttgtggtcggggttgtggttgtgggcgTGATTGTGGtcttggtggtggttgtggttgtgggcgtggttgtgggtgtgggagtggttgtggttgtgggtgtagTTGTGGTCGAGGTTGTGGGCGTGATTGTGGTCGTGGTTGTGGGAGTGGTCGTGGTTGTGGTCGTGATTGTGGGCGTGGTTGTGGTTGTAGTCGTGGTTGTGGGCGTGGTTGTGAGTGTGGTCGTAGTTGTGATTGTGGGCgtggttgtgattgtgattgtggtcgtggtcgtggtcgTGATTGTGGTCGTGATTGTGGTCGTGGTCGCGGTTGTGGTCGTGGTCGTATTTGTGGTTGTGGTCGCGGTTGTGGTTGTGGTCGTGGTCGCGGTTGTGGGCGTGGTCGCGAGAGTGGTCGTGGTTGTGGTCGTATTTGTGGTCGTATTTATGgtcgtggttgtggttgtgattgtgggCGTGGTCGCGAGAGTGGGCGTGGGCCTCGAAAGGCGAATAAATCTGACTAATGCCCCGTGTGCGAATGAGACGcttaaagacgaaagaaagaacaggTGAATCAATTAGAAAGATGGAGAGCATGAAGAAACAAAACACATGacgccccttctctcctctctttctcacccccccccccgcccccctcctccccctccctccccatatatGCCCATATCAGGATCGTCTATTGTACCCTCCCgttccctaccccccatcccactcccccacccccgcccccacccctccctttctccccgctctctccttcACGACACGTGTGTTCTCCACCCTTAGACCTCTGCCATAtaacccctcccccataccccccccgcttttctccccctccaccccacacttcccctccctcccctctcctcccgcttttctccccctccaccccacccttcccctccctcccccctccccctcctgcttttctcccccaccaccccgcctttcccctccctcctccctcccccctccccctcccgcttttctccccctc from Penaeus vannamei isolate JL-2024 unplaced genomic scaffold, ASM4276789v1 unanchor2162, whole genome shotgun sequence harbors:
- the LOC138861174 gene encoding probable serine/threonine-protein kinase fhkB; protein product: RLIRTRGISQIYSPFEAHAHSRDHAHNHNHNHDHKYDHKYDHNHDHSRDHAHNRDHDHNHNRDHNHKYDHDHNRDHDHNHDHNHDHDHDHNHNHNHAHNHNYDHTHNHAHNHDYNHNHAHNHDHNHDHSHNHDHNHAHNLDHNYTHNHNHSHTHNHAHNHNHHQDHNHAHNHNPDHNPHHNLIHKQSTACSLLFNNLPTNESLSSVRL